The Alosa alosa isolate M-15738 ecotype Scorff River chromosome 9, AALO_Geno_1.1, whole genome shotgun sequence genome includes a region encoding these proteins:
- the LOC125300757 gene encoding carboxypeptidase N subunit 2-like gives MFIASYKTYATMWTNVQTTQCILLAFLTGCSGESVCDQDEESCVNRDVYDKKVPAIPVTLKKEGAKEVFFVGSPISLIHKGAFATNPQLEKVEFLGTPTDSIEPGAFEGLNNINSIEISNTPLKSLSVGVFQDLTSLENLVLKSNKIQSLQKGLFDGLEKLKDLQLHINEIATIEDGIFDQLENLQNLHLAKNKLSSISSSLVSKLKKLKVIRLYENELPSLPDGIFDNLQEITEIALQNNKISYIQPQLILHKDNLVKLLLDNNLLTELPLQMFVNFPLLKTLTLHSNQLTHLPPNLFGEMPKLTELSLKSNNLTTLPPGGLSVLSKLKRLDLSENLFETVAGEFFVGLEKVGDLNLQKNFITSLTSDNFEPLKNSISTLKLSRNQLKWLPNDVFSSLPKLSKLYLDGNPWHCDCNLKPFYEWIKSNPKMLKSVVLCASPESLKGQEIIKLEESVLICPTTIPTTTPLMTTTTTTTTLPTTTTIPTMTPLMTTTTPTTTTLPTTTLLLTTPPTTTERTTTLRTTAITTTLRTTITTQPTTPVDHVTPTEKRRRPYTTPPRRSTPLPTTNATKKPDQGEDSHLIIIVVVCMAAIVSTFLGVACWKRYKRDSRDLHQQPKSNSVILPILQKVEIRGI, from the exons ATGTTCATAGCTTCCTACAAGACATACGCAACAATGTG GACAAATGTTCAAACTACACAATGCATTTTGCTGGCTTTTTTAACAGGCTGCTctggtgagtctgtgtgtgatcaAGATGAGGAAAGCTGTGTCAACCGAGACGTCTATGACAAAAAGGTCCCAGCAATCCCGGTCACACTGAAAAAAGAAGGGGCCAAAGAGGTCTTTTTTGTGGGCAGTCCAATCAGTTTAATTCACAAAGGTGCCTTTGCCACAAATCCTCAGCTTGAGAAGGTTGAGTTCCTTGGTACCCCTACAGATTCTATTGAACCTGGAGCATTTGAGGGCTTAAATAACATTAACAGTATTGAGATATCTAACACACCGCTGAAGTCACTTTCTGTGGGAGTCTTTCAGGATTTGACCAGCCTTGAAAATCTTGTCCTGAAAAGCAACAAAATCCAGAGTTTACAGAAGGGATTGTTTGATGGTCTTGAGAAACTCAAAGATCTACAGCTGCATATAAATGAAATTGCTACCATCGAGGATGGGATATTCGATCAGCTAGAAAATCTTCAGAATCTTCATCTGGCAAAAAATAAACTCAGCTCCATTTCATCATCTCTCGTCTCAAAATTGAAGAAACTCAAAGTAATCAGACTGTATGAAAATGAATTACCATCTCTACCTGATGGAATATTTGACAATCTGCAAGAAATTACAGAGATTGctttacaaaacaacaaaatatcaTACATACAGCCACAGCTAATTCTGCATAAAGATAATTTAGTAAAGTTACTTTTAGACAACAACCTCTTGACAGAGTTGCCACTGCAGATGTTTGTCAACTTTCCATTACTTAAAACATTGACACTGCACAGTAATCAATTAACACATCTGCCACCAAACTTATTTGGAGAAATGCCTAAGCTTACAGAGTTAAGTTTGAAGAGCAACAATCTCACCACACTTCCTCCAGGAGGTCTGAGTGTTCTTTCAAAGCTCAAAAGATTGGATCTGTCAGAGAATCTGTTTGAAACTGTGGCAGGAGAGTTTTTTGTTGGTTTGGAGAAGGTCGGAGATCTTAATCTTCAGAAAAATTTTATTACATCCCTTACATCAGACAATTTTGAGCCATTAAAAAACTCTATATCAACCCTGAAACTTTCTAGAAACCAACTGAAATGGCTACCAAATGATGTTTTCAGTTCTCTACCGAAACTGAGTAAATTATACCTGGATGGCAATCCTTGGCATTGTGACTGTAACCTGAAACCCTTTTACGAATGGATTAAATCCAATCCCAAAATGTTAAAATCTGTAGTACTATGTGCCTCACCTGAGTCTTTGAAAGGCCAAGAGATCATCAAACTAGAAGAAAGTGTCTTAATATGTCCCACAACAATACCTACAACAACACCGcttatgacaacaacaacaacaaccacaacattACCTACAACCACAACAATACCAACAATGACACCGcttatgacaacaacaacaccaacaaccaCAACATTACCTACaacaacactgcttttgacaaCTCCACCAACCACTACTGAACGTACAACAACTTTAAGAACAACAGCAATTACAACAACTTTAAGAACAACAATTACAACACAGCCCACCACACCTGTGGACCATGTGACCCcaacagagaagaggagaagaccATACACAACCCCACCACGAAGAAGCACACCCCTACCTACCACCAATGCCACTAAAAAGCCAGACCAGGGTGAGGACAGTCATTTGATCATCATTGTAGTGGTCTGCATGGCCGCCATCGTCAGTACCTTTTTAGGCGTGGCCTGCTGGAAAAGGTACAAGAGAGATAGCAGAGACTTGCACCAGCAGCCAAAGTCAAACTCAGTCATCTTGCCCATTTTACAAAAGGTTGAAATCAGAGGTATTTGA